Proteins found in one Aethina tumida isolate Nest 87 chromosome 1, icAetTumi1.1, whole genome shotgun sequence genomic segment:
- the LOC109599531 gene encoding trithorax group protein osa isoform X1 — protein MAATQAENQENDVNSDKVQQSDQQLHNVRNSLLQNGTDKSGVRGGGGVVHTKAKSTGGKNEMSTQYRQQDGGGVGAGAGAGTATATPVPTGTSPLPLPLPLPVPQQNIQGVPPTSSSQAPSPATAGPPASQQSPHEPPSIGGPPAGGSSANAPAPAAPSATTDPDSSSSGGAGAAASSHTGATAASSASASMDSSMYHPAAGAEAPQPSASDGGHGYGVFPPYGRDVHNSAPPGAQSAQQQEGPGSGGVGGGGASSGSGVGVSGVHAFGPRQTFAGPPGPKQMPRFVTGQPTGPTPTLNELLQRNNNPYMCGTNNYDQYKCWPPQKPYPGPGGPSPGSGPPPSPYRTQSALSPAYGGGSAPSPGYGESRTGWAGGPPGPGQHGPGSPGQAGGGGGGGGPAPVSQPSPQPSQPPSHSPGPGPGMPPSPQHQSHQAFPNRPPPPTTPNAHGPDAADLSGGNSNDSSGGPAPGTPNSQGMRPTPSPTGSTGSRSMSPAVGQNISIPPRPSSGQSDGSGPTRLSHSPMGTQPSYQPSHPSHPAHPAHPGHPGHPAHPSHPSHPSHPHYKGHGGMVGAGQQMPPYQTNQYGQGGYPARPPSNVQYPGGPGQGYGPLAGQQQPPSANNMAQSQFPSRSGSNHIPNSFTPYQQQPWPPVSVSQAPSKGNGPNPPLQGQPQAPGSQSPGPGQGPGQGPGPVPGGGPGSSPRQPHYLKHHLQHKMGFGGVGGVAGSSAPPSPGPPQNYHMGPPPAGHHHSGMGPPPSMGPPPNMPPASSPLLPNNHPHDGSGPMPPPSSTSNSHSQLGGDMMDNGITTTAQANLNTHVTAASSGSVTSVVTTGPDGTPIDEGSQQSTLSNASAASGEDPQCTTPKASRNKNDMGHYSHPTTPQSTVPSPGAASITSMHEDFGDINSPASWPRTPASPVFNSHVPSTDTYRSKKTDSLSKLYEMDESPDRRAWLDKLLAYMEDRRTPITTCPTISKNPLDLFRLYMYVKDRGGFMEVTKNKTWKDIAGMLGIGASSSAAYTLRKHYTKNLLAYECQFDRGGIDPQPIINQVEATSKKKGAKATSVPSPGSSNSQDSFPPPGSGGASMDGYPPYGYQPGNNPDYPPQRPSSQSAPSPHGGSGGANHLNSQTAGSGPGGPSPAGGAGDNNVNVSNPFDDVSSSPSARTGPFPPYPTGNNPPRPPAQNYGGAAAGQPGYQPYPGPGPGGPAPPDHYSPYSTNSAYPAAVRPVYPPYSGDSGAAPPPPNSTQAPQGQTGTATPQDHYNRYNQQPPGSGGYAPPPPRPNYSSGPGPGPGPGPGPGPANAGPPPASQSPAAPGGPPGAPYSDYYRQNCPPDQAQSGGPYPGGPGTPTKTMPPPGPQAPRRHPDFNKEPQYQPYGQPRTPHNMYGWANNTTYRGGAHYNSGPGGPGGPGGQQPQWNPGGRPPVGTWGQQGAGGGYQGAQSPGQWQSGGVGVGQNANMRPIRKPFPPLMQPGGVGKAGSPGQTPGGAGGGNSYSHNQLPKREITFPPDSVEATHPVMYRRKRLCRADLGPVDAWRLIMCLRSGLLSESTYALDMLNILLYDDSSVGYFGLNQWPGLLDLLLEHFRKSLYDMFEDPFHKEEPDDKHIDLGAVVRPIDPNSKTVLLNNTTNYSFVSRKGHPVKMVERNDDIFVEDNVKDWDLRGDVNRANTLAEIPTDPWHTTADHILPTFQAEFGNIPFHMRLEDKKKVKKEQHVTEDENDNLSLHDGTGKLRKCPLDEAPPHPNSERDWKRRTKTLSDVISRIKKDSSDANDVNALKPAQTDNVKTEIDGVSDDTNTNCKQEQEEQQQQQQQTSVDLNSSVNENGNEGNGGGNGELCGPSVRDPAGTLKRRRISDYEDEAYTRDEASLVLLTESQDNVGKRCVCMSNILRSLTFIPGNENEFARSKIFLALIGKLLLLHHEHPPRTQKTRNYDRESIIFQEDADFADSCSSLQGESEWWWDFLVQIRENILVSVSNIAGQIDISVFSEEVARPLLDGLLHWAICPSATGQDPFASVGPSSLLSPQRLALEALCKLCVTNSNVDLVIATPPFSRLERLCAVLTKHLCRSEDQVLREFSINLLHYLAGADTSMARVVASQTPCVSLLVAFIEQAEQSALGVANQHGISALRENPDSMGTSLDMLRRAATTLVFLARHPDNKALMVQQESRLLALVMSQILDQQVALLLSKVLYQISRS, from the exons ATGGCTGCAACGCAGGCCGAAAACCAAGAAAATGACGTGAACAGTGATAAAGTGCAGCAGTCGGATCAACAGCTTCATAACGTGCGGAATTCCTTATTACAAAATGGGACCGATAAGAGTGGTGTACGCGGTGGTGGCGGTGTAGTGCACACAAAGGCCAAAAGCACCGGCGGCAAAAACGAAATGAGTACCCAATATCGACAGCAGGACGGCGGTGGGGTCGGGGCCGGTGCCGGTGCCGGGACCGCGACGGCGACTCCTGTCCCGACGGGCACATCGCCGCTGCCGTTGCCGCTACCGTTGCCGGTGCCCCAGCAAAACATTCAGGGGGTGCCCCCTACGTCTTCGTCGCAGGCGCCGTCTCCGGCCACGGCCGGCCCGCCCGCCTCGCAGCAATCGCCGCACGAGCCGCCGTCGATAGGGGGCCCACCGGCCGGCGGCTCCTCTGCGAACGCGCCCGCTCCCGCCGCTCCGTCGGCCACTACCGATCCGGACTCCTCTTCGTCCGGTGGAGCGGGAGCCGCGGCGTCCTCGCACACGGGCGCGACGGCGGCCTCGTCCGCGTCCGCATCCATGGACTCGTCGATGTATCATCCGGCGGCCGGCGCGGAGGCCCCGCAGCCCTCAGCGTCCGACGGCGGCCACGGCTACGGCGTGTTCCCGCCGTACGGTCGGGACGTGCACAACAGCGCGCCCCCGGGTGCCCAGAGCGCCCAGCAACAAGAAGGACCTGGAAGTGGAGGAGTCGGTGGCGGAGGTGCTAGTTCCGGAAGCGGTGTCGGTGTCAGTGGAGTGCACGCCTTCGGTCCGCGGCAAACGTTCGCCGGACCGCCGGGACCCAAGCAAATGCCACGTTTCGTGACGGGACAACCGACCGGACCGACTCCCACACTCAATGAACTGCTCCAAAGGAACAACAACCCCTACATGTGCGGTACTAACAATTACGACCAATACAAATGTTGGCCACCACAGAAACCCTATCCAGGACCGGGGGGACCGTCTCCGGGATCGGGACCACCTCCATCCCCCTACAGGACGCAATCAGCG CTGTCGCCGGCGTACGGGGGCGGATCGGCCCCAAGTCCGGGCTACGGCGAGAGCAGAACGGGATGGGCAGGCGGTCCACCAGGTCCCGGCCAACACGGGCCGGGCAGTCCGGGACAGGCGGGCGGCGGTGGCGGTGGCGGCGGCCCGGCACCGGTCAGCCAACCGTCGCCGCAGCCGTCGCAACCGCCAAGCCATTCGCCCGGTCCCGGGCCGGGGATGCCGCCCAGTCCGCAGCACCAGTCGCATCAGGCGTTCCCGAACAGGCCGCCGCCGCCGACCACACCGAACGCCCATGGGCCAGACGCCGCG GATTTAAGCGGAGGAAATAGCAATGACAGTTCAGGAGGTCCAGCTCCTGGCACACCTAATTCTCAAGGTATGAGGCCAACACCATCTCCAACGGGTTCAACTGGTTCGAGATCGATGTCACCAGCAGTGG gaCAAAACATTTCCATTCCACCGCGTCCGTCGAGCGGTCAGTCCGATGGGAGCGGACCTACGCGCTTGAGTCATTCCCCAATGGGAACGCAACCCTCCTATCAGCCATCTCATCCCTCTCATCCCGCTCATCCCGCACACCCAGGTCATCCGGGCCATCCGGCGCACCCATCTCACCCGTCCCATCCGTCCCACCCGCACTACAAAGGCCACGGTGGGATGGTGGGCGCGGGCCAGCAGATGCCGCCCTATCAGACGAACCAATACGGTCAGGGCGGCTATCCCGCGCGGCCGCCCTCCAACGTCCAGTACCCGGGCGGTCCGGGCCAGGGTTACGGTCCCCTGGCCGGGCAACAACAGCCGCCCTCCGCCAACAACATGGCCCAGTCGCAATTCCCAAGCCGCTCCGGCTCGAACCACATACCGAACTCGTTCACGCCTTATCAGCAGCAGCCGTGGCCGCCGGTCTCCGTGTCCCAAGCCCCCTCGAAGGGCAACGGCCCGAATCCGCCACTGCAGGGGCAGCCGCAGGCGCCCGGCTCGCAGTCACCCGGTCCCGGCCAAGGCCCTGGCCAGGGTCCCGGTCCGGTGCCGGGCGGCGGTCCCGGCTCCTCGCCGAGACAGCCCCACTACCTCAAGCACCACTTGCAGCACAAAATGGGGTTCGGCGGTGTGGGCGGCGTGGCCGGTTCGTCGGCGCCGCCCAGTCCCGGTCCACCGCAAAATTACCACATGGGTCCGCCGCCCGCCGGCCACCACCATTCGGGCATGGGTCCGCCACCGTCGATGGGGCCGCCGCCCAACATGCCGCCGGCCAGCAGTCCCCTATTACCAAACAACCATCCGCACGACGGTTCAGGACCAATGCCGCCTCCCAGTTCCACCTCGAATTCCCATTCTCAATTGGGTGGCGACATGATGGACAACGGTATAACCACTACCGCTCAAGCCAATCTAAATACTCACGTCACTGCGGCCTCCAGTGGTTCAGTTACTTCCGTTGTTACCACAGGACCTGACGGAACGCCAATCGATGAAGGTTCCCAACAGTCGACGCTATCTAATGCTTCAGCCG CTTCAGGTGAAGATCCGCAATGTACAACGCCGAAGGCGTCCCGTAACAAAAACGACATGGGACACTACAGCCATCCAACAACACCGCAAAGCACGGTGCCGTCTCCGGGGGCAGCTAGTATTACCTCCATGCACGAGGACTTCGGAGACATCAACAGTCCCGCCAGTTGGCCGCGGACACCCGCCAGTCCG GTGTTTAACAGTCATGTGCCCTCAACGGATACCTACCGCTCAAAg AAAACCGACAGTTTGAGCAAATTATACGAGATGGACGAAAGCCCCGACAGAAGGGCTTGGCTAGATAAATTGTTGGCTTATATGGAAGACAGGAGAACTCCGATAACCACATGCCCCACCATATCTAAAAATCCGCTAGACCTGTTCCGCCTGTACATGTACGTCAAAGACAGGGGTGGCTTCATGGAG GTCACGAAAAACAAGACGTGGAAGGACATCGCCGGCATGCTGGGAATAGGTGCGTCATCCAGCGCCGCGTACACGCTCAGGAAACACTACACGAAAAATCTGCTGGCCTACGAGTGCCAGTTCGACAGGGGCGGCATAGATCCCCAGCCGATAATCAATCAGGTGGAGGCGACTTCCAAGAAGAAGGGAGCCAAAGCCACGTCGGTTCCCTCGCCCGGTTCCTCGAACTCGCAAGATTCATTTCCTCCGCCAGGCTCTGGTGGAGCGTCCATGGACGGGTATCCACCCTACGGCTATCAGCCCGGTAATAATCCCGATTATCCGCCGCAAAGACCCTCCTCCCAGTCGGCACCGTCTCCACACGGAG GTTCAGGAGGGGCAAATCATTTAAACAGTCAGACAGCGGGGTCAGGCCCTGGCGGTCCGAGCCCTGCGGGCGGGGCCGGCGACAACAACGTAAACGTATCGAATCCCTTTGACGATGTGTCCTCGAGTCCGTCAGCACGCACGGGCCCCTTTCCCCCCTATCCCACGGGCAATAATCCGCCGAGGCCGCCCGCCCAGAATTACGGAGGGGCAGCGGCAGGCCAGCCCGGATACCAACCGTATCCGGGTCCGGGGCCGGGCGGACCCGCGCCTCCCGACCACTACTCACCGTACTCCACTAATTCGGCTTATCCGGCTGCTGTTAGACCAGTCTATCCTCCATATTCAGGTGACAGTGGAGCCGCGCCGCCCCCGCCGAACTCGACACAAGCGCCGCAGGGACAAACCGGCACGGCCACGCCGCAGGACCATTACAACCGCTACAACCAGCAGCCACCAGGTTCCGGTGGGTACGCGCCGCCACCGCCACGTCCCAACTACTCGTCCGGTCCTGGTCCCGGTCCCGGTCCAGGTCCCGGTCCTGGTCCGGCCAACGCTGGACCGCCGCCGGCGTCTCAGTCACCGGCCGCACCTGGCGGCCCTCCGGGAGCTCCCTACTCCGACTACTACCGACAAAATTGTCCTCCTGATCAG GCGCAATCGGGCGGACCGTATCCAGGAGGACCGGGCACTCCGACTAAAACTATGCCACCACCCGGCCCGCAAGCACCGCGGCGTCATCCCGACTTCAATAAAGAACCACAATATCAACCTTATGGACAACCGAGGACTCCGCATAATATGTATG GTTGGGCCAACAACACCACGTACAGAGGTGGCGCCCATTATAACAGTGGACCGGGCGGACCGGGAGGACCGGGCGGCCAGCAGCCACAATGGAATCCGGGAGGAAGACCTCCGGTAGGCACGTGGGGCCAACAAGGAGCCGGCGGCGGCTACCAAGGGGCACAGAGTCCAGGACAATGGCAATCGGGCGGCGTAGGTGTCGGTCAGAACGCCAACATGCGCCCAATACGCAAACCGTTCCCGCCTTTAATGCAACCCGGCGGCGTCGGTAAAGCCGGCTCACCCGGACAAACTCCGGGAGGAGCGGGCGGCGGCAACTCCTACTCCCACAACCAGTTGCCGAAACGCGAAATCACTTTCCCACCGGACAGTGTGGAGGCCACGCATCCGGTGATGTACCGGCGTAAGAGGCTTTGTCGGGCCGATCTCGGTCCGGTGGACGCCTGGAGGCTCATCATGTGCCTGAGGTCGGGACTCCTTTCCGAAAGCACTTACGCACTGGACATGCTCAACATTTTACTCTACGATGACTCCTCAGTTGGATATTTCGGCTTGAACCAATGGCCCGGATTGCTGGACTTGTTGCTGGAACACTTCAGAAAGTCACTGTACGACATGTTCGAGGACCCCTTCCACAAAGAGGAACCCGACGATAAGCACATCGATCTGGGCGCCGTCGTAAGACCCATCGATCCAAATTCGAAAACGGTACTTCTCAATAATACCACGAATTACTCGTTTGTGTCGCGTAAGGGCCACCCCGTCAAAATGGTGGAGAGAAACGATGATATCTTTGTCGAAGATAACGTGAAAGATTGGGACTTGCGGGGTGACGTGAATCGTGCTAACACGTTAGCAGAAATACCCACCGATCCTTGGCACACGACAGCCGATCACATTTTGCCCACGTTCCAAGCCGAATTCGGCAACATTCCCTTTCACATGCGGCTAGAAGACAAGAAGAAGGTGAAAAAGGAACAGCACGTGACCGAGGACGAGAATGATAATTTGAGTTTGCACGATGGAACAGGTAAACTGCGAAAATGTCCGTTGGACGAGGCCCCGCCACACCCAAACAGTGAACGGGATTGGAAACGTAGGACAAAGACACTAAGTGATGTGATATCTCGAATAAAGAAAGACTCTTCCGATGCTAATGATGTAAACGCATTGAAGCCGGCGCAGACAGATAACGTAAAGACTGAAATCGATGGTGTGAGTGACGATACGAACACGAACTGTAAACAGGAGCAGGAAgaacagcagcagcagcagcagcaaacCAGTGTAGATCTGAACAGTAGTGTGAATGAAAATGGGAACGAAGGGAATGGTGGCGGCAATGGGGAACTGTGCGGTCCGAGTGTTCGTGATCCGGCCGGTACGCTGAAACGACGCAGGATCTCTGATTATGAGGACGAGGCTTACACCAGAGACGAGGCCAGTCTTGTACTGCTCACCGAAAGCCAAGACAATGTCGGCAAGAGGTGCGTCTGCATGTCCAACATCCTCAGAAGCCTCACCTTTATACCCGGTAACGAGAACGAGTTCGCTCGTAGCAAAATCTTCCTGGCTCTCATTGGCAAATTGCTTCTGCTTCATCATGAACATCCGCCGAGGACGCAGAAGACCAGAAATTACGACCGAGAG AGTATTATTTTTCAGGAGGATGCAGATTTCGCTGATTCTTGCAGCAGTCTTCAAGGAGAAAGTGAATGGTGGTGGGATTTCCTAGTTCAAATAAGGGAGAACATTCTGGTATCAGTTTCGAACATAGCGGGTCAAATCGACATCTCAGTATTTTCGGAGGAGGTGGCCAGGCCGCTTCTAGACGGGCTACTACATTGGGCAATATGCCCGTCGGCGACAGGTCAGGACCCGTTCGCGTCGGTGGGCCCGTCGTCCCTGTTATCGCCGCAACGGCTGGCCCTCGAAGCACTTTGTAAATTATGCGTGACCAACAGCAACGTGGACTTGGTGATTGCGACGCCGCCCTTCTCGCGTCTCGAACGACTCTGCGCCGTATTGACGAAACACCTATGCAGGTCAGAGGATCAGGTGCTGCGGGAGTTCTCCATTAATTTGTTGCACTACTTGGCCGGCGCAGACACGAGCATGGCAAGGGTGGTGGCATCGCAGACGCCTTGCGTCTCACTCCTAGTCGCCTTCATCGAACAGGCGGAACAGAGTGCCCTGGGCGTCGCCAATCAACACGGCATCAGCGCCCTACGCGAGAATCCCGACTCGATGGGTACCAGTTTGGACATGTTGAGACGAGCTGCCACCACG